GCCCCTTCCTGCTGCTCGACTACGCCGGTCCGGCCGACTTCCCGCCCGGCACCCGGCCGCGCGGCGTCGGCCAGCACCCGCACCGCGGCTTCGAGACGGTCACCATCGTCTACAAGGGCGAGGTGGCCCACCGCGATTCGACCGGCCAGGGCGGCGTGATCGGCCCCGGCGACGTGCAGTGGATGACCGCCGGGTCCGGCATCCTGCACGAGGAGTTCCACTCCGAGGCATTCACCCGCAGCGGCGGCGCGCTCGAGATGGTCCAGCTATGGGTCAACCTGCCCGCCCGCGACAAGCTGACCGCACCGGGCTATCAGGCGATCACCGACGCCAGCATTCCGGCCGTCACGCTGCCGGACGACGCCGGCCGGGTCCGCGTGATCGCCGGTGAATTCGCCGGCCGCAAGGGCCCGGCGCGGACGTTCACGCCGATGCATGTCTGGGACGTGCGGCTGCAACAGGGCAGGCACGCCGAACTCGACGTGCCCGAAGGCTGGCATACCGCGCTGGTCGTCCTGCACGGCACCGTTCAGCTCAACGGCGACACCGTGCTGCGCGATGCGCAGATGGCACAACTCGACCCGGCCGGCCGCAGTCTCACCATCGAAGCCAACAGCGACGCGACGCTGCTGCTGCTCAGCGGCGAAGCGATCGACGAGCCGATCGTCGGCCACGGCCCGTTCGTGATGAACAGCGATGCCGAAATCGCCAAGGCCATCGCCGACTTCAACAGCGGCCGCTTCGGCCAGATGCACCGCTAACCCCGCCGGCCACCGGCCGGCGGTTCCGCCCGACAAGGGCCACCACCAGGAGCACACCATGAGCACACCAGCCAACTTCAACGGCCAGAAGCCCGTCATCAACCCGGCCGACGCCGTCATGCTGCTGATCGACCACCAGAGCGGCCTGTTCCAGACGGTCAAGGACATGCCGATGCCGGAACTGCGCGCCAACGTCACCACGCTGGCCAAGGTCGCCACGCTGGCGAAGATGCCGGTGATCACCACCGCATCGGTGCCGCAGGGTCCGAACGGCCCGCTGATTCCCGAGGTCCACCAGTTCGCGCCGCACGCGCAGTACGTCGCGCGCAAGGGCGAGATCAACGCCTGGGACAATCCGGAGTTCGTCGCCGCGGTGAAGGCGACCGGCAAAAAACAGCTGATCATCGCCGGCACGATCACCAGCGTCTGCATGGCCTTCCCGAGCATCGCCGCGGTGCACGAGGGCTACCAGGTCTTTGCCGTCATCGACGCATCGGGCACGTATTCGAAGATGGCGCAGGAAATCACGCTGGCGCGCATCGTCCAGGCCGGCGTCGTGCCGCTGGACACCGCGGCGGTCTGCTCCGAAATCCAGCAGACGTGGAACCGCGCCGACGCGCCCGACTGGGCCGCGGCGTACAGCGTGGTGTTCCCGCCCTACGCGCTGCTGATCGAGAGCTACCGGAAGGCACAGGACGTCGTCACGAACCACGAGGTGCTCGATTCGCAGCGCTGATCAGCCCTTGGGCTTCTTGCGGAGCAGCCGGCGGAACATCGCCACGAGCAGCAGCAAGGCCGCGCCGCCGATGACGCCCTTCCACAAGGCCGGCAGATCGTGCCACAGCGCGGTCGGTCCGGCCTTCGTCGCCTCGAGCTCGGCCGGCGCCCTGCTGTCGACCTGCAGCACCACGCCATCGTCGCCGAGCACCGCGACGTCGCCGCGGGCCAGCCGGAAAGGCCGGTCGAGCAAGGGCGCCTGCGCGCCGACGGTCCGGTAGGCGATGCCCAGTTGTCCGGATGCCTTGACCACTTCGGCGACGGCGACATGGTTGAGCGTCGACAGGTCGAGCAAGGGCTGCTTGCCGTTGATGACGAGGCGCCCGCTGCTGACCGCCGTGACGGCGTCGCCCACCGGGACGTCGAGTGCAAGGAAAGGCGCGGCTATGCTCGACGCCTTGCCGGCGCCGACAACCTGCAGCCGGGCGTCGGCGACCGAAATGCCGGCGGCGCCGGCAACGCGGATCAACTGCCGCAGCCGGGTTGGCGCATCGCCGAGCCAGGCGGCCGGCACGATCACGTCGTGCTTTTCGCCAAAGCCGGCGGCAACGCCGATGAAGTCGGCCGACGGCGTCCCCTTGTCCAGCCGCACATAGCTGCCGGGCAGGATGCTGACCGGATAGCTGGTCGCCTGGTCGTGGCAGCGCAAGCGGGTCGGCTGGCGCAGGAAGCTGATCTTGACCTCGTTTCTTGCCGCCAGCACGTGGCGCGGAATCGCTGCGCGCACCCACTGCGGCTTGCCGTCGGCGTTCAGCCGGGCCGAACCGATCAGGAAGTCGTTGAGAAAGACCGACGCGACCGGCGCCTCGCCGGCGACGTTCGGCGCGGCGACGATGTTGAAGCCGAACTCGACCGGCTGCCGCTTGCTGCCGGCAACCGCACCGAGGTCGAAGCTGACGCTGCGGTCGCTGCGGCCGAGCACGTCGAGCGTTCCGGCCATCGTGCCGAAGCGGTTCAGCAGGATCGTGGACTCGCCCTGCGCCGGCCCGGAGGCAACCTGGACGGTCAGCGCCTTGCCGAGTGCGACGCTGCGCCACTGTGACGTGAACAGGTTCGCCGCCTGGACGCCCGCAGCGGCATCAACCGCAATCACCATGCCGCTGCCGAGCGTTGCGAGCCGGATGCCGCCGCCGTCGAGCACCGCCGTGCCGAGCCATGCCGTACTGCGCCACGCCGTGTAGGCTCCGGCTGCATCGGGCGCGGCAGCCTGGACCTGGGTACCGAGTGCGTCGAACGCGGTCTGCAGCCGGCGTACCAGCACGTCGTCGCGGATGACCACATCGGCGCCGAGCGGGCCGTTCTGGCCCAGCGCCAGCAGCGCACCGAGTTCGGCCTCGCTGCCGATCCGGTGGGCCGGGTCGCCGCCCGCCAGCGCCGCAAACGCCGGAATGCCGCGCAGGCTTTCGGGCACCGCCAAGCCGCGCAGATCGACCTGATCGCCGACCGCCGGCAGCACCTTGATCTGCACGCGCTTGCCGGCCTGCTCGAGCGCCAGCCCGAGCCGCCAGGCCGCATCGAACGCCGGCACCTGCAGCGCC
This window of the Jeongeupia sp. USM3 genome carries:
- a CDS encoding pirin family protein, whose translation is MKRILGVYSAPRGHWVGDGFPVRSLFSYQSHGASLSPFLLLDYAGPADFPPGTRPRGVGQHPHRGFETVTIVYKGEVAHRDSTGQGGVIGPGDVQWMTAGSGILHEEFHSEAFTRSGGALEMVQLWVNLPARDKLTAPGYQAITDASIPAVTLPDDAGRVRVIAGEFAGRKGPARTFTPMHVWDVRLQQGRHAELDVPEGWHTALVVLHGTVQLNGDTVLRDAQMAQLDPAGRSLTIEANSDATLLLLSGEAIDEPIVGHGPFVMNSDAEIAKAIADFNSGRFGQMHR
- a CDS encoding isochorismatase family protein — protein: MSTPANFNGQKPVINPADAVMLLIDHQSGLFQTVKDMPMPELRANVTTLAKVATLAKMPVITTASVPQGPNGPLIPEVHQFAPHAQYVARKGEINAWDNPEFVAAVKATGKKQLIIAGTITSVCMAFPSIAAVHEGYQVFAVIDASGTYSKMAQEITLARIVQAGVVPLDTAAVCSEIQQTWNRADAPDWAAAYSVVFPPYALLIESYRKAQDVVTNHEVLDSQR
- a CDS encoding cellulose biosynthesis cyclic di-GMP-binding regulatory protein BcsB; this translates as MKPFKQQALSLAVAGTVLLAPAFAGPVADQFKRWHDEPVVTRRVALSDLGITTPLILSGDSQRDLYLPVPVSLPIRDAALQFNGSYLRGNGGRSLMLLSVDGEPVVSNRITDDRGDAAQRLAVNGDPRKSGFLRFGIGWSSVISDDECADQRAPGNVLRVLPDSTLSYSFDPRGIRDLATAWTALPLAPTLLVSQRALQVPAFDAAWRLGLALEQAGKRVQIKVLPAVGDQVDLRGLAVPESLRGIPAFAALAGGDPAHRIGSEAELGALLALGQNGPLGADVVIRDDVLVRRLQTAFDALGTQVQAAAPDAAGAYTAWRSTAWLGTAVLDGGGIRLATLGSGMVIAVDAAAGVQAANLFTSQWRSVALGKALTVQVASGPAQGESTILLNRFGTMAGTLDVLGRSDRSVSFDLGAVAGSKRQPVEFGFNIVAAPNVAGEAPVASVFLNDFLIGSARLNADGKPQWVRAAIPRHVLAARNEVKISFLRQPTRLRCHDQATSYPVSILPGSYVRLDKGTPSADFIGVAAGFGEKHDVIVPAAWLGDAPTRLRQLIRVAGAAGISVADARLQVVGAGKASSIAAPFLALDVPVGDAVTAVSSGRLVINGKQPLLDLSTLNHVAVAEVVKASGQLGIAYRTVGAQAPLLDRPFRLARGDVAVLGDDGVVLQVDSRAPAELEATKAGPTALWHDLPALWKGVIGGAALLLLVAMFRRLLRKKPKG